Proteins co-encoded in one Chionomys nivalis chromosome 6, mChiNiv1.1, whole genome shotgun sequence genomic window:
- the Sh2d3a gene encoding SH2 domain-containing protein 3A isoform X2 gives MPSAKSSMQAPQDTDNLTCQPWYHGQLSRQEAETLLQQDGDFLVRSSESRGSHPVISCRWRGKILHFEVFRVVLRPRPGRPQALFQLEDERFPSMSALVHSYVTHRRPLSQATGAVASKPVRCQRPLTRSFSEDVLTDSLAAPRPLRPRKWSSSQPAGLDHSGRGKRDDTAGASPAFGSALHRTGSEPTLLKALPHLGTMADSLTASDGQLHAKARSVPLRTPSLASGHPPTYCELLPRVPSTQGTTPRPSCPEPAGWWWESEDDEEEDRCFIRPQAEVSFCIPGHPSGLLGPENRPLDPTVLCTLRSLLVAHHPESTALHLLLVDCQAIGLLGVTKSQKSAMGVASGLELLTLPHGHRLRLEVLERIETLALAGALAVLGCSGPLEERAVALKGLVDLALALRPGATGDLLGLAGVMGALLMPQVSRLESTWRHLRRNHTEAALVFEQELKPLMRALDERPCSPGEVALPHVAPVVRLLEGEETSGPLDESCDRLLRTLHGARQVARDAALFRRAAAQRLQGFRPNPQLWEALTTGFLRRLLWGSKGAQATRDNRLEKFHHVLSILSQQLEPEG, from the exons ATGCCCTCCGCCAAGAGCTCCATGCAGGCACCACAGGATACAGACAACCTTACCTGCCAGCCCTGGTACCATGGTCAGCTGTCTCGACAG GAAGCTGAAACCCTCCTACAACAAGATGGTGACTTCCTTGTTCGTTCCTCGGAGTCCCGAGGGAGCCACCCTGTGATCTCCTGCCGCTGGCGAGGCAAGATCCTACATTTTGAGGTATTCCGAGTGGTGCTGCGGCCTAGACCTGGTCGCCCGCAGGCCCTCTTTCAGCTAGAAGATGAAAGGTTTCCCAGTATGTCTGCCCTGGTCCACAGTTACGTGACCCACAGGCGACCGCTGTCCCAGGCCACAGGAGCTGTGGCCTCCAAGCCTGTGAGATGTCAGAGGCCGCTGACACGCAGCTTCAGTGAGGACGTGCTCACCGACAGCCTGGCTGCCCCCAGGCCTCTCAG GCCTAGGAAGTGGAGCTCCAGCCAGCCTGCAGGGTTGGACCATTCAGGAAGGGGGAAACGTGATGATACAGCAG GAGCATCCCCGGCTTTCGGATCTGCCCTGCACCGGACAGGCAGTGAACCCACGTTGCTGAAGGCCCTGCCTCACCTGGGAACTATGGCGGACAGTCTCACAGCCTCTGACGGACAGCTTCACGCAAAGGCTCGCTCCGTGCCGCTCCGGACGCCCTCCTTGGCCTCTGGACATCCCCCAACATACTGCGAACTTCTCCCCCGAGTGCCCAGTACTCAGGGAACGACTCCCAGACCGAGCTGTCCAGAGCCAGCAGGCTGGTGGTGGGAAAGTGAGGACGACgaggaagaagacagatgctTCATAAGACCACAAGCTGAGGTCTCATTTTGCATCCCTGGCCACCCCTCCGGCCTGCTGGGTCCCGAGAACCGGCCCTTGGATCCTACAGTTCTGTGCACCCTCCGAAGCTTGCTGGTGGCACACCATCCTGAGAGTACTGCTCTGCACCTGCTGTTGGTGGACTGCCAG GCTATAGGCCTGCTGGGGGTGACCAAGAGTCAGAAGAGTGCCATGGGCGTCGCCTCTGGTCTAGAACTACTCACACTTCCTCACGGTCACCGCCTGAGGTTGGAGGTGCTAGAGAG GATTGAGACCCTGGCACTAGCTGGggccctggctgtgctgggttGCTCGGGGCCCCTGGAGGAGCGCGCAGTCGCTCTGAAAGGCCTGGTGGATCTAGCGTTGGCGCTGAGGCCGGGAGCGACAGGGGACCTGCTGGGACTGGCTGGGGTCATGGGCGCCCTGCTCATGCCCCAG GTATCCAGGTTAGAGAGCACTTGGCGTCATCTACGAAGGAACCACACGGAGGCTGCGCTGGTCTTTGAACAAGAGCTAAAGCCTCTGATGCGGGCTCTGGATGAAA GACCCTGCAGCCCAGGAGAGGTGGCCCTGCCACACGTGGCACCAGTAGTACGCCTGCTGGAGGGCGAGGAGACCTCTGGGCCGCTGGACGAGTCCTGTGACCGGCTGTTGCGCACTCTGCACGGGGCGCGACAGGTGGCCCGCGATGCGGCTCTGTTCCGCAGGGCGGCAGCCCAGCGCCTGCAAG GATTCAGACCTAACCCACAACTCTGGGAGGCGCTGACCACCGGTTTCCTGCGCCGCTTACTCTGGGGGAGCAAGGGGGCCCAGGCCACCAGAGACAACCGCCTGGAGAAGTTCCATCATGTCCTCAGCATCCTGTCCCAACAACTAGAGCCTGAGGGCTGA
- the Sh2d3a gene encoding SH2 domain-containing protein 3A isoform X1, which translates to MPSAKSSMQAPQDTDNLTCQPWYHGQLSRQEAETLLQQDGDFLVRSSESRGSHPVISCRWRGKILHFEVFRVVLRPRPGRPQALFQLEDERFPSMSALVHSYVTHRRPLSQATGAVASKPVRCQRPLTRSFSEDVLTDSLAAPRPLRPRKWSSSQPAGLDHSGRGKRDDTAGASPAFGSALHRTGSEPTLLKALPHLGTMADSLTASDGQLHAKARSVPLRTPSLASGHPPTYCELLPRVPSTQGTTPRPSCPEPAGWWWESEDDEEEDRCFIRPQAEVSFCIPGHPSGLLGPENRPLDPTVLCTLRSLLVAHHPESTALHLLLVDCQAIGLLGVTKSQKSAMGVASGLELLTLPHGHRLRLEVLERIETLALAGALAVLGCSGPLEERAVALKGLVDLALALRPGATGDLLGLAGVMGALLMPQVSRLESTWRHLRRNHTEAALVFEQELKPLMRALDESTGPCSPGEVALPHVAPVVRLLEGEETSGPLDESCDRLLRTLHGARQVARDAALFRRAAAQRLQGFRPNPQLWEALTTGFLRRLLWGSKGAQATRDNRLEKFHHVLSILSQQLEPEG; encoded by the exons ATGCCCTCCGCCAAGAGCTCCATGCAGGCACCACAGGATACAGACAACCTTACCTGCCAGCCCTGGTACCATGGTCAGCTGTCTCGACAG GAAGCTGAAACCCTCCTACAACAAGATGGTGACTTCCTTGTTCGTTCCTCGGAGTCCCGAGGGAGCCACCCTGTGATCTCCTGCCGCTGGCGAGGCAAGATCCTACATTTTGAGGTATTCCGAGTGGTGCTGCGGCCTAGACCTGGTCGCCCGCAGGCCCTCTTTCAGCTAGAAGATGAAAGGTTTCCCAGTATGTCTGCCCTGGTCCACAGTTACGTGACCCACAGGCGACCGCTGTCCCAGGCCACAGGAGCTGTGGCCTCCAAGCCTGTGAGATGTCAGAGGCCGCTGACACGCAGCTTCAGTGAGGACGTGCTCACCGACAGCCTGGCTGCCCCCAGGCCTCTCAG GCCTAGGAAGTGGAGCTCCAGCCAGCCTGCAGGGTTGGACCATTCAGGAAGGGGGAAACGTGATGATACAGCAG GAGCATCCCCGGCTTTCGGATCTGCCCTGCACCGGACAGGCAGTGAACCCACGTTGCTGAAGGCCCTGCCTCACCTGGGAACTATGGCGGACAGTCTCACAGCCTCTGACGGACAGCTTCACGCAAAGGCTCGCTCCGTGCCGCTCCGGACGCCCTCCTTGGCCTCTGGACATCCCCCAACATACTGCGAACTTCTCCCCCGAGTGCCCAGTACTCAGGGAACGACTCCCAGACCGAGCTGTCCAGAGCCAGCAGGCTGGTGGTGGGAAAGTGAGGACGACgaggaagaagacagatgctTCATAAGACCACAAGCTGAGGTCTCATTTTGCATCCCTGGCCACCCCTCCGGCCTGCTGGGTCCCGAGAACCGGCCCTTGGATCCTACAGTTCTGTGCACCCTCCGAAGCTTGCTGGTGGCACACCATCCTGAGAGTACTGCTCTGCACCTGCTGTTGGTGGACTGCCAG GCTATAGGCCTGCTGGGGGTGACCAAGAGTCAGAAGAGTGCCATGGGCGTCGCCTCTGGTCTAGAACTACTCACACTTCCTCACGGTCACCGCCTGAGGTTGGAGGTGCTAGAGAG GATTGAGACCCTGGCACTAGCTGGggccctggctgtgctgggttGCTCGGGGCCCCTGGAGGAGCGCGCAGTCGCTCTGAAAGGCCTGGTGGATCTAGCGTTGGCGCTGAGGCCGGGAGCGACAGGGGACCTGCTGGGACTGGCTGGGGTCATGGGCGCCCTGCTCATGCCCCAG GTATCCAGGTTAGAGAGCACTTGGCGTCATCTACGAAGGAACCACACGGAGGCTGCGCTGGTCTTTGAACAAGAGCTAAAGCCTCTGATGCGGGCTCTGGATGAAAGTACAG GACCCTGCAGCCCAGGAGAGGTGGCCCTGCCACACGTGGCACCAGTAGTACGCCTGCTGGAGGGCGAGGAGACCTCTGGGCCGCTGGACGAGTCCTGTGACCGGCTGTTGCGCACTCTGCACGGGGCGCGACAGGTGGCCCGCGATGCGGCTCTGTTCCGCAGGGCGGCAGCCCAGCGCCTGCAAG GATTCAGACCTAACCCACAACTCTGGGAGGCGCTGACCACCGGTTTCCTGCGCCGCTTACTCTGGGGGAGCAAGGGGGCCCAGGCCACCAGAGACAACCGCCTGGAGAAGTTCCATCATGTCCTCAGCATCCTGTCCCAACAACTAGAGCCTGAGGGCTGA